The proteins below are encoded in one region of Portunus trituberculatus isolate SZX2019 chromosome 17, ASM1759143v1, whole genome shotgun sequence:
- the LOC123505167 gene encoding uncharacterized protein LOC123505167 — MIPMYGDQAAEDVEAAVKHLSETGKIPSFLLEASIFKETYFRTSFLPALLAPRHLPEVPDARDKLIQLLHTRGKISSTMLKEYTEACEKEASDLLRGVFVDEEEDIVMEEPIAELAQILESLVTAHFNHCASDSNKAASEILPLLSKVSCKIEEMMKGLDAKFQGTSHIVLDTRMYDENLLAFQVVEHFFVTLERLLHPPDTEEGHSKGEVRPEWFSQLLSLLSSSVTVQRSLSVLLHRHLSLQDITKGQLRTDGIILYELSKIEGLFLPVVEASQPTQDPCPLTAHYLNSLPLDTSQNLHHACCILSTWLEWHLMCEGKAVSLPAQALQLYLCLAPRLPLLLNHSEGRGATAADCYNYLRGSGVPECSCLYFLMTSRTKTVPLGMWVQFELRAAWGSVPVEVRQTYLYTRLMEDVSLDQQLDKQSPEKPTTCHVVPLILVLIEEGLQQCNSRDLLMLVQTAGQLSGGRSTCLLEAWHKNLKTGFMENRRTLSFMSICHCLSPSLFLRAEKLLELSEILQMYVTTLQSATDCIQLSLCDVTFLCVALFTAADVPLVRSLHIELCLKPIRPAVVFHWDSLRNLFTRHRDTVMKHECLKNLCSTFDEEIPQQISLLGAEEGGIRLLSLSLHRDTASVTTDIASYSSGKTSYLKWLLAYLGLQQVSSDVPYLLREGEKLSVNQLDRNVTLWSYKELIKVLQTKGITEIIRDILPAEEETHLGLRLVPVACIFVVMCVKEGNFENEDVTIVYEANLLDIILQCHSLICQTFDTQSNGGNKSSNSHCSKRSLSRQRWVPDLDYLSLVHHNIISYLAASSTSILGKIPKNTLVKCDPEIKAAIYSRLASKKKC, encoded by the exons atgatccccatgtatggggatcaa GCAGCTGAGGATGTGGAGGCAGCAGTAAAACATTTATCAGAGACGGGTAAAATTCCCAGTTTCCTCTTGGAAGCTTCAATATTTAAAGAAACTTACTTCAGGACCTCATTCCTCCCTGCTTTACTAGCCCCAAG acatCTCCCGGAGGTTCCAGATGCCCGAGACAAGCTGATTCAACTCTTGCACACTCGAGGGAAGATTTCCTCCACAATGCTCAAGGAATACACTGAGGCATGTGAGAAAGAAGCTTCAGATCTCCTCCGGG GAGTGTTtgtggatgaggaagaagatatagtgATGGAGGAGCCAATTGCTGAGTTGGCTCAGATCCTAGAAAGCTTAGTCACTGCACACTTCAATCACTGTGCAAGTGACAGCAACAAGGCTGCCTCTGAGATCCTGCCATTGCTCTCCAAAGTGTCGTGTaagatagaggagatgatgaagggCCTGGATGCCAAGTTCCAGGGCACCAGCCACATTGTCTTGGATACACGGATGTATGACGAGAATCTGCTTGCTTTTCAG GTTGTGGAACATTTCTTTGTTACATTAGAAAGGTTGCTACACCCTCCAGACACAGAGGAAGGTCACAGTAAAGGAGAAGTGAGGCCTGAATGGTTCTCacagctcctctctctcctctcatcaagTGTGACCGTACAGCGTTCCCTCTCTGTCTTGCTGcaccgccatctctctctccaggatatCACAAAAGGACAG CTGAGGACTGATGGAATCATCCTGTACGAGTTAAGCAAGATAGAGGGACTGTTCCTCCCTGTGGTGGAGGCCAGCCAGCCCACACAAGACCCCTGCCCCCTCACTGCCCACTACCTCAACAGCCTGCCTTTAGATACTTCTCAGAATTTACACCATGCTTGCTG CATCCTGAGCACCTGGCTGGAGTGGCACCTCATGTGTGAGGGTAAGGCAGTCTCCCTCCCAGCCCAGGCCCTCCAACTCTACCTCTGCCTTGCTCCAAGACTCCCTTTATTGCTGAATCACAGTG AGGGCAGAGGAGCAACAGCAGCTGATTGTTACAATTACCTGAGGGGCAGTGGTGTGCCAGAGTGCTCCTGCTTGTACTTCTTGATGACTTCAAGAACCAAGACT GTCCCACTGGGGATGTGGGTGCAGTTTGAGCTGAGGGCAGCCTGGGGGAGTGTGCCTGTAGAGGTGCGGCAGACTTATCTGTACACCCGCCTCATGGAGGATGTTTCCCTAGATCAGCAGCTTGACAAACAGTCCCCTGAGAAACCTACCACTTGCCATGTTGTGCCTTTGATCTTGGTCCTGATAGAAGAAGGATTGCAGCAG TGTAACTCAAGGGACTTGTTGATGTTGGTGCAGACAGCTGGGCAGCTTTCAGGGGGAAGGAGCACATGTCTGTTGGAAGCTTGGCACAAAAACCTCAAGACAGGATTCATGGAGAACAGAAGAACACTTTCTTttatgag CATTTGCCATTGTTtgtctccatctcttttcctaAGAGCAGAGAAGCTCCTGGAACTTTCTGAGATCCTGCAGATGTATGTCACTACTCTTCAG AGTGCCACAGATTGTATTCAGCTGAGTCTGTGTGATGTCACTTTCCTGTGTGTGGCACTGTTCACTGCTGCTGATGTGCCATTGGTCAGGAGTCTCCACATTGAGCTCTGCCTCAAGCCTATCAGGCCAGCTGTGGTG TTCCATTGGGATTCACTGAGGAACTTGTTTacaagacacagagacacagtcATGAAGCACGAGTGCCTCAAAAACTTGTGTTCCACTTTTGATGAGGAAATTCCTCAGCAAATATCGCTTCTGGGTGCTGAGGAAGGTGGAATCCGCCTCCTGTCACTCAGCTTGCACCGGGACACAGCCAGCGTGACGACTGATATTGCTTCATATTCCAGTGGAAAAACTTCCTACCTCAAATGGCTCTTGGCTTACCTAGGGTTGCAACAAGTGAGCAGTGATGTCCCATACCTGCTCCGAGAAGGTGAAAAGCTGAGTGTTAATCAACTGGATAGGAATGTTACTCTATGGAGTTATAAGGAACTCATAAAAGTCTTGCAAACTAAGGGCATTACAGAAATCATCAGAGACATACTTCCAGCTGAGGAGGAAACTCATTTGGGTCTGCGATTAGTCCCTGTTGCCTGTATATTTGTAGtgatgtgtgtgaaggaaggaaactttGAGAATGAAGATGTTACCATTGTGTATGAAGCAAATTTATTGGACATTATCTTGCAGTGTCATAGTCTGATATGCCAGACATTTGACACTCAAAGCAATGGTGGCAACAAAAGCTCAAATAGCCATTGTTCTAAGAGGAGCCTGTCACGTCAAAGGTGGGTACCAGACCTCGACTATTTGTCACTTGTACACCACAACATTATTTCCTACTTGGCTGCCTCCTCAACATCAATCCTTGGTAAGATTCCAAAGAACACACTAGTAAAATGTGACCCTGAAATAAAGGCAGCCATATACAGCAGGTTAGCTAGTAAAAAGAAGTGCTGA